The proteins below come from a single Corynebacterium glyciniphilum AJ 3170 genomic window:
- a CDS encoding sugar phosphate isomerase/epimerase and 4-hydroxyphenylpyruvate domain-containing protein, producing MRTSVATVCLSGTLAEKLRAASDAGYDGVEIFEQDLVVSPHSPEQIRARGEQLGLSFDLYQPFRDLDGVGEEQFLDNLRRLESKFRIMQRLNVDMILICTNVGTATIDDDEVCASQLRRAGELAAGYGIRLAYEALAWGKYVNTYRHAYRIVELADHPNVGTCLDSFHILSRADDPSGIVDIPAEKIFFVQLADAPRRDMDLLSWSRHHRVFPGEGDFDLVEFLRLLAVAGYDGPVSLEIFNDSFRQADVSRTAVDGLRSLRWLEDQAYRALDTGTGAGSGTDPGSYPVGLAALPEATTPSSYSFVELHTGRLGEITKLLHQLGFVLGGYHRTKEDFQVWVQGDARIVVRDLGPTGSDTAIDSFGVDVKGAERSAARAEKLSAEPLVRQRQDDEAELHGVYTPDGTGIYFCEATEDGVPVWAEEFGLIGEDVRTIDAVTDAHSRITGVDHVGLAQRWHRHDEAALYFTSVLGLQAHAPDAVPSPAGYVHSRVMSAPDGDFSLTLNVAPEGSEQGDFLAASYPEHVTLEVTGIIELARRARRRGLEMLPVPENYYDDLVSRFNLDDETVAELRECNVLYDRDEHGEYLRFYTGTLGTMFFELVERRGDYAGHGVDNTPVRLAAQYRVLRDAARGIPS from the coding sequence ATGAGAACATCCGTAGCAACAGTGTGTCTGTCCGGCACACTCGCCGAGAAACTCCGCGCCGCCTCCGACGCAGGGTATGACGGGGTCGAGATCTTCGAGCAGGATCTTGTCGTTTCCCCGCACTCCCCGGAACAGATCCGGGCCAGAGGGGAGCAGCTGGGGTTGAGTTTCGACCTCTACCAGCCTTTCCGCGACCTGGACGGGGTGGGCGAGGAGCAGTTCCTCGACAACCTGCGCCGCCTGGAGTCCAAGTTCCGGATCATGCAACGGCTCAACGTCGACATGATCCTGATCTGCACGAACGTCGGCACCGCCACGATCGACGACGACGAGGTGTGCGCCTCCCAGCTGCGCCGTGCCGGCGAGCTCGCCGCAGGCTACGGCATCCGGCTGGCGTATGAGGCACTGGCGTGGGGAAAGTACGTCAACACCTACCGGCACGCCTACCGCATCGTGGAGCTGGCCGATCATCCCAATGTGGGCACCTGCCTGGACAGCTTCCACATCCTGTCCCGCGCCGACGACCCGTCGGGGATCGTCGACATTCCCGCGGAGAAGATCTTCTTCGTCCAGCTCGCCGATGCTCCGCGCCGGGACATGGATCTGCTGTCCTGGTCGCGCCACCACCGCGTCTTCCCTGGCGAGGGTGACTTCGATCTGGTGGAGTTCCTGCGGTTGCTCGCCGTCGCAGGGTACGACGGTCCGGTGTCACTGGAGATCTTCAACGACTCGTTCCGGCAGGCCGACGTCTCCCGCACCGCCGTGGACGGGCTGCGCTCGCTGCGGTGGCTGGAAGACCAGGCCTACCGGGCCCTTGATACCGGTACCGGTGCTGGGTCCGGTACCGACCCCGGCTCGTATCCGGTGGGGCTGGCAGCGCTCCCGGAGGCGACGACCCCGAGTTCCTACAGTTTCGTTGAACTGCACACCGGGCGGTTGGGTGAGATCACCAAGCTGCTCCACCAGCTCGGGTTCGTCCTGGGCGGCTACCACCGCACCAAGGAGGACTTCCAGGTGTGGGTGCAGGGAGATGCCCGTATCGTGGTCCGGGACCTCGGTCCCACCGGCAGCGATACCGCCATCGACAGTTTCGGCGTGGACGTCAAGGGCGCGGAACGGTCGGCAGCTCGGGCAGAGAAGCTTTCTGCGGAGCCACTCGTGCGGCAACGCCAGGATGACGAAGCGGAACTCCACGGCGTGTACACCCCCGACGGCACCGGCATCTACTTCTGCGAAGCCACTGAGGACGGAGTCCCGGTCTGGGCAGAGGAGTTCGGCTTGATCGGCGAGGACGTCCGGACCATTGACGCGGTCACGGATGCCCACTCCAGGATCACCGGCGTGGATCACGTGGGACTGGCGCAGCGATGGCACCGCCACGACGAGGCCGCCCTGTACTTCACCTCGGTGCTGGGTCTGCAGGCTCATGCTCCCGATGCGGTACCGAGCCCGGCGGGGTATGTGCACTCCCGGGTGATGTCGGCACCGGACGGCGACTTCTCGCTGACTCTCAACGTGGCACCCGAGGGCAGTGAGCAGGGGGACTTCCTCGCCGCGTCCTATCCTGAGCACGTGACCCTGGAGGTCACCGGCATCATCGAACTGGCGCGCCGGGCCCGCCGGCGGGGTCTGGAGATGCTGCCCGTCCCGGAGAACTACTACGACGACCTGGTCTCCCGGTTCAACCTCGACGACGAGACCGTCGCGGAACTCCGCGAGTGCAATGTGCTCTACGACCGCGACGAGCACGGCGAGTACCTGCGGTTCTACACCGGCACCCTGGGGACGATGTTCTTCGAACTCGTTGAACGGCGCGGAGATTATGCCGGCCACGGCGTGGACAACACCCCGGTGCGCCTTGCCGCCCAGTACCGGGTACTGCGCGACGCTGCCCGCGGAATCCCCAGCTGA
- a CDS encoding MFS transporter yields the protein MSTSPSIPEGTTPRTTVLPETSHDDAPKKTPKRAALSSWVGSALEYYDFAVYGTAAALVINVLFFPEDTSPGVAVLASMATVGIAYVVRPLGALIMGPLADRFGRKFVLMLSLFMIGASTFVVGCLPTYGQVGLLAPLLLALCRIVQGISASGEQGSAIAVSLEHADEQHRSWTTAWTLHGTQFGTLLATAVFIPFTAFLPEEALMSWGWRVPFWLSAFVVLIAWVIRRRLEEPPAFQETAAEVEDAKETEKEAENESLDPKTMERVAARAAAARHNPLQLVLKYHRAAVIRVAFAAMINTVNIVFTVWSLSFATSIVGLDRSTMLWVTVTGNICALVSIPLAGSAADRFGRKKVFITGALGAAVVMYPYLMAVNAGNWPLIFVLGAVMFGLFYSMSNATWPALYAEMFPTSVRVTGIALGTQIGFALSGGFAPILASLVAGSEGDNYLGVAVFSSVVAVLVSIAIATARETAFMTLDEIDAGDTFVQKVKQNQ from the coding sequence GTGAGTACGTCACCATCCATCCCTGAAGGCACGACGCCACGCACGACAGTCCTGCCGGAGACCAGCCATGACGATGCGCCGAAGAAGACCCCGAAGCGGGCGGCCTTGTCCAGCTGGGTCGGGTCAGCTCTGGAGTACTACGACTTCGCCGTCTACGGCACGGCGGCGGCGTTGGTCATCAACGTCCTGTTCTTCCCCGAGGACACGTCCCCGGGAGTGGCCGTGCTCGCCTCCATGGCGACGGTCGGTATCGCTTACGTCGTGCGTCCACTCGGTGCACTGATCATGGGCCCGCTGGCCGACCGGTTCGGCCGCAAGTTCGTCCTGATGCTGTCCCTGTTCATGATCGGCGCATCGACGTTCGTCGTGGGGTGTCTGCCGACCTACGGTCAGGTCGGACTGCTGGCCCCGTTGCTCCTCGCCCTGTGTCGTATCGTGCAGGGCATCTCAGCCTCCGGTGAGCAGGGCAGTGCCATTGCAGTGTCGCTGGAACACGCCGATGAGCAGCACCGGTCGTGGACCACCGCCTGGACTCTGCACGGTACGCAGTTCGGTACCCTGCTGGCGACCGCTGTGTTCATCCCCTTCACTGCGTTCCTTCCCGAGGAAGCGCTGATGAGTTGGGGTTGGCGTGTCCCGTTCTGGCTCTCCGCCTTTGTCGTGTTGATCGCCTGGGTGATCCGCCGCCGCCTTGAGGAGCCACCGGCGTTCCAGGAGACCGCTGCGGAGGTCGAGGATGCCAAGGAGACCGAGAAAGAGGCCGAAAACGAGAGCCTTGACCCGAAGACGATGGAGCGTGTCGCCGCACGTGCAGCAGCGGCCCGCCACAACCCGCTGCAGCTGGTGCTGAAGTACCATCGCGCCGCGGTGATCCGGGTGGCCTTCGCCGCCATGATCAACACCGTCAACATCGTCTTCACCGTCTGGTCCCTGTCCTTCGCGACCTCGATCGTCGGGCTGGACCGGTCCACCATGCTGTGGGTGACGGTGACAGGCAATATCTGTGCCCTGGTCTCGATCCCACTGGCGGGGTCAGCCGCCGACCGCTTCGGGCGCAAGAAGGTGTTCATTACCGGTGCCCTGGGCGCTGCCGTGGTGATGTACCCATACCTGATGGCGGTCAACGCCGGGAACTGGCCGCTGATCTTCGTCCTCGGTGCCGTCATGTTCGGGTTGTTCTACTCCATGTCGAACGCGACATGGCCGGCACTCTACGCGGAGATGTTCCCGACGTCCGTGCGGGTCACCGGCATCGCCCTGGGAACGCAGATCGGGTTCGCCCTGTCCGGCGGTTTCGCGCCGATTCTCGCCTCACTCGTGGCGGGGAGTGAAGGGGACAACTACCTCGGTGTCGCGGTCTTCTCTTCCGTGGTCGCCGTGCTGGTGTCGATCGCCATCGCCACCGCCCGGGAGACTGCGTTCATGACCCTTGACGAGATCGACGCCGGCGACACGTTCGTACAGAAAGTGAAGCAGAACCAATGA